The following coding sequences are from one Manis pentadactyla isolate mManPen7 chromosome 13, mManPen7.hap1, whole genome shotgun sequence window:
- the MSANTD2 gene encoding myb/SANT-like DNA-binding domain-containing protein 2 isoform X7: protein MPPPFCSARAFGAPPPRPSARERSGRRGRARGDRPGRAAHLRPAARARDRPPPGEPGPRAAPETQAAGCAGASFPGGAAAAAWKMAAPCGSELPANSPLKIPKMEVLSPASPGGLSDGNPSLSDPSTPRDASPLGPGSAAGSGAAASGGLGLGLGGRSAASSSVSFSGGGGGGAAAAAAAACRGMSWTPAETNALIAVWGNERLVEARYQQLEGAGTVFGSKAPGPAMYERVSRALAELGYERTPSQCRERIKLVRCPELNAELQLWPHRC from the coding sequence ATGCCCCCGCCCTTCTGCTCAGCGCGGGCCTTCGGCGCACCTCCCCCCCGGCCCTCGGCCCGCGAGAGGAGCGGCCGGCGCGGGAGGGCTCGCGGAGACAGGCCGGGGCGAGCGGCCCACCTCCGGCCCGCAGCACGGGCGCGAGACCGCCCGCCTCCCGGCGAGCCAGGCCCGAGGGCGGCCCCGGAGACCCAGGCGGCCGGATGTGCGGGAGCGTCATTTCCGGGCGGTGCAGCGGCGGCCGCTTGGAAGATGGCTGCGCCCTGTGGCTCGGAGCTGCCCGCCAACTCGCCGCTAAAAATCCCGAAGATGGAGGTCCTCTCCCCGGCTTCTCCTGGTGGCCTGAGCGACGGAAATCCATCGCTGTCCGACCCGTCCACGCCTCGGGATGCCTCCCCGCTCGGGCCGGGCAGTGCGGCGGGCTCGGGGGCAGCGGCGTCCGGGGGTctcgggctggggctggggggccgCAGCGCCGCCTCGTCCTcggtctccttctctggtggcggcggcggcggggctgcggcagccgccgccgccgcctgccGGGGCATGTCGTGGACGCCGGCCGAGACGAACGCGCTCATCGCAGTGTGGGGCAACGAGCGGCTGGTGGAGGCGCGGTACCAGCAGCTGGAGGGAGCCGGCACGGTGTTCGGCAGCAAGGCCCCCGGGCCGGCCATGTACGAGCGCGTGTCCCGGGCCCTGGCCGAGCTGGGCTACGAGCGGACCCCGTCCCAGTGCCGGGAGCGCATCAAG
- the MSANTD2 gene encoding myb/SANT-like DNA-binding domain-containing protein 2 isoform X8, which yields MPPPFCSARAFGAPPPRPSARERSGRRGRARGDRPGRAAHLRPAARARDRPPPGEPGPRAAPETQAAGCAGASFPGGAAAAAWKMAAPCGSELPANSPLKIPKMEVLSPASPGGLSDGNPSLSDPSTPRDASPLGPGSAAGSGAAASGGLGLGLGGRSAASSSVSFSGGGGGGAAAAAAAACRGMSWTPAETNALIAVWGNERLVEARYQQLEGAGTVFGSKAPGPAMYERVSRALAELGYERTPSQCRERIKMKYLSQREH from the coding sequence ATGCCCCCGCCCTTCTGCTCAGCGCGGGCCTTCGGCGCACCTCCCCCCCGGCCCTCGGCCCGCGAGAGGAGCGGCCGGCGCGGGAGGGCTCGCGGAGACAGGCCGGGGCGAGCGGCCCACCTCCGGCCCGCAGCACGGGCGCGAGACCGCCCGCCTCCCGGCGAGCCAGGCCCGAGGGCGGCCCCGGAGACCCAGGCGGCCGGATGTGCGGGAGCGTCATTTCCGGGCGGTGCAGCGGCGGCCGCTTGGAAGATGGCTGCGCCCTGTGGCTCGGAGCTGCCCGCCAACTCGCCGCTAAAAATCCCGAAGATGGAGGTCCTCTCCCCGGCTTCTCCTGGTGGCCTGAGCGACGGAAATCCATCGCTGTCCGACCCGTCCACGCCTCGGGATGCCTCCCCGCTCGGGCCGGGCAGTGCGGCGGGCTCGGGGGCAGCGGCGTCCGGGGGTctcgggctggggctggggggccgCAGCGCCGCCTCGTCCTcggtctccttctctggtggcggcggcggcggggctgcggcagccgccgccgccgcctgccGGGGCATGTCGTGGACGCCGGCCGAGACGAACGCGCTCATCGCAGTGTGGGGCAACGAGCGGCTGGTGGAGGCGCGGTACCAGCAGCTGGAGGGAGCCGGCACGGTGTTCGGCAGCAAGGCCCCCGGGCCGGCCATGTACGAGCGCGTGTCCCGGGCCCTGGCCGAGCTGGGCTACGAGCGGACCCCGTCCCAGTGCCGGGAGCGCATCAAG